The Alosa alosa isolate M-15738 ecotype Scorff River chromosome 8, AALO_Geno_1.1, whole genome shotgun sequence genome contains the following window.
tcatagaTGACCAAcccgacgatagtggtgaactcggtgaggagggtagtggtgaagataACGTCATGCACCCGTGGCCatatttgcaagaaatgtttttgtacattggcagctttctgtgaagctgaacactcCGCTACTTGCCTCAGGACTTGTCTTgagtccaagaagagtaagactaTATCAGGCCCGGGGTGTAATCGGGAGAATCCGGAGAATTCCCGTTGGGccacttcacttttgggccggtcaaggaaaaaatattgacatttgtcacgttagtctatcttttcttaaagtaggacacgttccgcattctgtgcatgacaccaatgcaatgcctctgcatgggttacctacgtgagggagttctcccctcccaaaaagagttggttgggtccatatagcccgtcttttccaaaaagtttccTAAGATACGGATAGCTGAGCAggccctacagtagacacaagcgtcaggaaggatggatggtagaaacaggccaggagagactgagcagcagatcaaccagtcgaccactgacaATTATGAGCctgaaattagtgatgaggaggccatgactacaaggataagtagagaggataaattaaagttatttaatgtaagaaaaagcaattaccctacatgataaacctatatgccttgtttgctcagaagagggtgtagtaaaggagtaggctaaattaccaaacaacaatatagcctagcctacccatgcaaaaaacatgtagcctaaacattagttcaatatgcctctttgtggaagcgtgggataggctacatttcaaaggctttctttctttctttctttctgttttttttttaacttgtggaatagtggaatattttttgttaacttctcagttgaagtaaataacctttacacatttgttgaaccatggtactaataaaaactacaggatagagctgaaatgttgcttaatttatccaatttccaccactatggaaaacgtgggccggtcttgagcctgaaactcccgggcactgaattctggcaactttgaaaaccagcttcttttgaagatgaacagacacctttttagtttcaactaatgactggcatattagcagctgctggacataggtggcctgtgtgtgtgtgtatgtgtgtgtatgtgtgtgtgtgagagagagagagagagagagagagagagagtgagatggtgacctggggagtaagccctagaaatgctcataccaaatgaccaaaatgttctccccaccagcaggtcatttttttttttttaaagaaataagttatttatttttcatttttacctgaagttcatacaaaagtgaaatttgtgtttctgttttttttttgatgtcagctctaaaaatatgctgtttgttctttgaacttaagaaaattgtgcctgaaaagtcatagaaaagaatgtgaatatgctttatgctttactataagaaagccaaaataaagttcacaataaaaatatttacttcaaatacttaagtacattaaatgccagaaaattacttttcatacttaagtacagtatatatcagatactttaagacttttacttaagtaatattctaaaaggtaactttgacttctaccaaagtctttttctagtacgatacttgtacttttactcaagtattgctttctagtactttatacaacactgtaAATAGCCCTTCAGCGCTTGTACAGGGTTACAGGATTTTGAATTCATGGGCCGGACTAtttggggggcagccgtggcctactggttagcgcttcggacttgtaaccggaggattgccagttcgaaccccgaccagtaggcacggctgaagtgcccttgagcaaggcacctaacccctcactgctccccaagcgccgctgttgttgcaggcagctcactgtgccgggattagacttcacctcactgtatgttcactgtgtgctgagtgtgtttcactaattcacggattgggttaaatgcagagaccaaatttccctcacaggatcaaaagagtatatatacttatacttttactGTACAGGGTTACAGGATTTTGAATTCATGGGCCGGACTATTGCATGAGACCCcgtgtaggctacatgaatTTGTTTGTAAGTTTGTTTTAAACATTCTAGAGACTGTTAGCAACCCCTTTTAATGTCAGCATGCCATGACAATAAAGTGAGTTCAGAGTGGTGAGTTTTTAAATCTTGAAATTCTAAAATACGCAGCCAGACCCAACTTGCAGGTTAACACAACACATGTAGCCCAGAGGCGAACTCTACTCCCACAACAAATCTGACAAAGTTATGTATCACTAAATTATGATTGCAAATACAAATATTCACCTGAAACATTCTTGCTCTTGCTCAACCATTGCAAGCAGTGAAGGGGggtttgtgtgaatgtacagaagcacagatactatacagtccatctgatcaacagGTATGTtcctggactcaattttatacactgaccattttctcacccattcatttctaatggccaGTAATTTTTGACAGGGAACACAATGGGTGctctaaagttaaataaaacacccaCATTTTTATGAAAGTGATCAAAATGCGCCCACAGATGTGTTAACTTAAATCATGGAGCCTCATGATAGTCAGAATAAGTGAACAACTTTTTTGAGAGAAAATAATTGTCAATTGGACAAATTTGACCGCAAATACAACATGAGGGTTAAACACAAGTCAGTTAAACTATTTCGCATCAGAATTTACATTGAAATAAGAGGAACCTGGATGAAGTATTGTAAGGGTGATAATTTGCTTGATTGAGACTTTAAACCATGGGTAAAATAAAGCATATATTATTGGGTTCATGCAGGAGTTGATATACATAATCCATACAACATACTTCAATAGAAAATGATTGAATGATTGAGTGGCAAACTCAAAAAAGCTTAACATATATGGCATGTAGCAGAGCAAATAAACTGTAACAAGGACCCCTATTGTTTTTGCAGCTTTACGGCTGGATTTCTTACTTCTTATTGTGTCCTTGTTACTAGCCCTTTGTCTTTCTGTAACAGAGTTAATCACCTTTGTATGATACTTAGCAGCACAgaatattttcatatttaaaaTTATAACCGTGGAACAAGGCATTATGAATGacacaaaaacatcaacaatcCATGAGAAACTGAATGTGAGCAGACACTCTCCGTGACATGTCCTGTGAGGCTCCATTTCAGTAAGGTGGTCATAAAGCAGGAAGAAACTATAAAGGACACAAAAAACCCAGCTAAGAACAACAATTATAActacttttttgtgtgtgacttTCAATGAGTACCTTAAAGGATCACTGACAGCAATGAAACGATCAATGGAAACTAATACAAGGCTGCACAGAGATCCCAAAATAGCCACTAAAGAAATGAACGGGAGTATTTTACACATCATGTCCCCGAAATACcagcatgtttcaattattaGCGACCCATCCGTAGGCATGACAGTCAGTCCGATCAAAAAATCTgccacagcaagagagagaaggaacaggTTGGTTGGAGTGTGAAGCTGCTTGAAGTGAGAAATCGAGATGATCACCAGCAAGTTTAGAAACACGGTAGACACAGATATTGATGACAAAAATATGTACATGATGATGTATAATGCCTGTGGCTTGGCAAACTTTGCACATGAAGAGTTCAGGGCTGGATAACAGTGATCAGTTCTCAAGTGGGTTTCCATTGCTGTGTATGGCGGAGGCTGGTTGTCCTGAAGATGATGTTGTCCCACCTTTCTACTGAGTACTCCAGACACTGACTTTGTATTTATATGTTGATGAAACAATGGCAGCTTATTAGATCTAGAATTGTGTTCTATTAATAACAAAGACTGGCCCACCCAAAATGATCAAACGTAATGGCATGTCATTGCAGTTCCTGTAAGTGCAATGTCATGTGCCCAAATACTTCAGTCCGTATAGTGTATTTTATGCTATTATGTAAGTTTTTTTAATTGCATGTGAGTACAGGTATTCACTTTCATACTAACTTCCTAGTTTgccattattttattattaacacTGCATACTAATGGCATGGCCTTGCATGGTAACTGTCTACTTCTCAACGAAAAGtatttagggcccgagcaccgatgGTGCAGGGCCGGAATGGCCTTGCGCACGGAGGtgcgaagccctattgtttacatagatagatagatagatagatagatagatagatactaatAGATTCATCCCCGCAGGGGAAATTCAGATGTCCAGAAGCCGTGTTTTCTACCAACAAGCATTCACACTGCAATACACTCATAAAAACCCTGATGACAacagttaataaaataaaatgagtcCCAAAACAAGCTACTTTCATTACCATCGCAACCACAGTGTCATGCAGCGGGTGGCTTCTGTTACTGAGGATGGATTTCATTATGCTCCTCatcagggtcggactgggaacaaaattcggccctggcaattttctcatGGACCGGCCCAGCACTGAttcccccataaataacaaacacacagtattatgctgtagcaacacttcataaactgaacccagacatttagatttggacctatagcctaatcacaataacacgggggtcTGGGGATGTCTctccgggattttttttctaattctggttgctaatcacaccattttaaagtgatgtgagagggacaggattcagggataggctactaaagacaggctTCTGTCTATCTCACGTCATGTTACcgcatgcattaaaccacatgacactgcttgactaaatgaaaaataggctactgaacatggacatcgtcatagttgacagaaattacgttttgtgtcaacattttgtagaaacacaaccacagcctttatttggtgctcctttactttggttatagtccgcgattcacattaactgtaggctatcaccacaagtgtataggCCTACCAAACGTTTTAGCCCACGTGTGTGCcatcatcacattttgcaaaattaggctacctttgttactaacctaccagttgatactttttacctgcatcgactcgcatttgattgtgcatctaatgtaacactcggtggagagacttccacttacCAAGTTTCGCTTTCACTGTCTTTGTGAGCTAAAAGTTAGGCtatgcctaggcctactatataggaaatactttgaagttccttttgagtaggaTGAATGCATCCGATGGTGCAGGGCCGGGACGGCTTTGCGCACCAAGGTAcgaagccct
Protein-coding sequences here:
- the LOC125298823 gene encoding trace amine-associated receptor 13c-like; the encoded protein is METHLRTDHCYPALNSSCAKFAKPQALYIIMYIFLSSISVSTVFLNLLVIISISHFKQLHTPTNLFLLSLAVADFLIGLTVMPTDGSLIIETCWYFGDMMCKILPFISLVAILGSLCSLVLVSIDRFIAVSDPLRYSLKVTHKKVVIIVVLSWVFCVLYSFFLLYDHLTEMEPHRTCHGECLLTFSFSWIVDVFVSFIMPCSTVIILNMKIFCAAKYHTKVINSVTERQRASNKDTIRSKKSSRKAAKTIGVLVTVYLLCYMPYMLSFFEFATQSFNHFLLKYVVWIMYINSCMNPIIYALFYPWFKVSIKQIITLTILHPGSSYFNIDSYPGATANHMNRLLEKTSPQEAVELLVLSVGTNNREHNAKATTNKQLHKMFKLATKVFPNANIYVPVINFSPSIHPHYKYNLTEINRYITTHLPTSNHFQQINFPPHLITSTGPQK